One region of Oryza sativa Japonica Group chromosome 10, ASM3414082v1 genomic DNA includes:
- the LOC107277284 gene encoding premnaspirodiene oxygenase, whose amino-acid sequence MANLIYYSLLIILPFLLLINFYKAMFSSRKQAGRLPPCPWQLPIMGSIHHLIGDLPHRSLHDLSRRYGPVMLLKFGQVPFIIVSSPEAAKDIMKTHDSIFAMRPQSEIMKIITKRGQGLVFAPYDDQWRQLRKICIRELLCAKRVQSFCAIREEEAARLVKSISSDQAHLVNLSKKLADYATDAAIRIITGTRFENQEVRDKFQYYQDEGVHLAASFCTANLCPSLQLGNTLSRTARKAEIYREGMFAFIGGIIDEHQERRAQDMYHKEDLIDVLLRIQQEGSLESPVSMETIKFLIFDILAGGSETVTTVLQWAMTELMRNPTVMSKAQDEVREVFKWKKMVSNDDINKLTYLQFVIKETVRLHTPGPLFMRECQEQCQVMGYDVPKGTKFLLNLWSISRDPKYWDDPETFKPERFENDARDFKGNDFEFIPFGAGRRMCPGMLFGLANIELALANLLFYFDWSLPDGVLPSELDMTENFGVTVRKKEDLLLHASLYAQLSC is encoded by the exons ATGGCAAATCTCATATACTACTCATTGCTCATCATTCTTCCTTTCCTACTCCTGATTAATTTCTACAAAGCTATGTTCAGCTCCCGCAAGCAAGCCGGACGGCTTCCACCGTGCCCATGGCAGCTCCCTATCATGGGTAGTATACACCATTTGATCGGTGATCTCCCACACCGCTCCTTACATGATCTATCACGACGGTATGGGCCTGTCATGTTACTCAAGTTTGGACAGGTACCATTCATTATTGTTTCTTCCCCGGAGGCTGCCAAGGATATCATGAAGACTCATGACAGCATATTTGCGATGAGACCGCAAAGCGAGATAATGAAGATCATTACAAAGAGAGGACAGGGGCTTGTGTTCGCGCCCTATGATGATCAATGGAGGCAGCTCCGTAAGATCTGCATCCGTGAGCTCTTGTGTGCCAAGCGTGTCCAGTCCTTCTGCGCCATCCGGGAAGAGGAGGCTGCACGCCTTGTGAAGTCCATATCAAGTGATCAAGCACATCTAGTGAACCTCAGTAAGAAGCTTGCCGACTATGCTACCGACGCAGCTATTCGCATCATCACTGGTACTAGGTTTGAGAATCAAGAGGTTCGCGACAAATTCCAGTACTACCAAGATGAGGGTGTTCATCTTGCGGCAAGCTTCTGCACAGCCAACCTATGCCCATCTCTCCAGCTTGGAAACACTCTGAGCCGAACTGCTCGCAAAGCAGAGATATATCGGGAGGGGATGTTTGCATTCATAGGTGGGATTATTGATGAACACCAGGAGAGGAGAGCACAAGATATGTATCATAAGGAAGACTTGATAGATGTACTCCTAAGGATCCAGCAGGAAGGCTCTCTTGAGTCCCCAGTTAGCATGGAAACAATCAAGTTCTTAATTTTT GATATTTTGGCTGGGGGAAGTGAGACAGTGACAACAGTATTACAGTGGGCTATGACAGAACTAATGAGGAATCCAACAGTGATGTCCAAGGCGCAAGACGAAGTTAGGGAGGTTTTCAAGTGGAAAAAGATGGTAAGTAATGATGATATAAATAAACTCACTTACCTGCAGTTTGTTATTAAGGAGACTGTACGGTTACATACCCCGGGGCCACTTTTCATGAGGGAGTGCCAGGAGCAATGTCAAGTGATGGGCTATGACGTGCCAAAGGGTACAAAATTTCTACTAAATCTGTGGTCGATCTCAAGAGATCCGAAATATTGGGATGATCCAGAAACATTCAAACCTGAGAGATTCGAGAATGATGCAAGAGATTTCAAAGGAAATGACTTTGAATTCATTCCATTTGGTGCTGGGAGAAGGATGTGCCCTGGTATGTTGTTTGGGCTCGCCAATATTGAGCTGGCTCTTGCAaaccttttattttattttgactgGAGTCTTCCCGACGGAGTTCTACCCAGTGAATTGGACATGACAGAAAACTTTGGAGTTACTGTCCGGAAGAAGGAAGATCTCTTGTTGCATGCTTCTCTATATGCACAACTTTCTTGCTGA